In Chryseobacterium lactis, a single genomic region encodes these proteins:
- a CDS encoding TonB-dependent receptor, protein MKGLFFLGLSVASVAFIQAQNKDSLKIREIEAVSFTKRLPVAKEIINVQRDLDGKNLGQDLPILLKNQTSIISTSDAGNGVGYTGFRIRGVSGSGINVMMNGVPYNDSESQGTFFVNVPDLTSSASQIVIQRGVGTSNNGVSAFGASINVISKDPEEKFYFKTDDSYGSFNTYKYSAEIGSGKFWKNRLSVMGRYTNIHSDGYIDRASSDLHSYNFTALFEEGKTKLRLMAFGGKEKTYQAWNGIDRKTWETDPKFNVSGAIYDANWTNIVNFYDNETDNYRQNHYQLLWEQKFSDRWNLETTFHYTKGKGYYENYKQGSAFSKYNLPNIIDGGVTVKSSDFIRKKWLNNDFYGMVSTLYGKFENLDVNVAVVANQYYGRHYGNVTGVFYPQIDESEYYRNRSVKNEVAGFAKALFRVENFEFFGDLQLRNINYNTKILIAGDGEGANLDKNWLFFNPKAGVNYKIAGGKVFLSYAHAHREPNRDDLMADNDVKAEKLHDFEAGLEKQFGFLSFTANIYYMYYVNQLVLNGELNNVGAFIRTNSGKSYRRGVEIGALAKLSKQWEVSGNVTFSQNRNLDFNIENKDVPKSLGNTQISFSPDVIANIGLRFSPTKNFQFAVMNQYVGKQYLDNTEDKNLQLKDYFLTDFNAQYQFKIANNEIALKLLVNNLFNKKYVNNGSVYEGNPYYFSQAGTNFMFGISWKIQ, encoded by the coding sequence ATGAAAGGTTTATTTTTTTTAGGGCTTAGTGTAGCCTCTGTTGCCTTTATCCAGGCTCAGAATAAAGATTCTCTGAAAATCAGAGAAATTGAAGCGGTCAGCTTTACCAAAAGGCTTCCGGTAGCGAAAGAAATCATCAATGTTCAGAGAGATCTTGATGGTAAAAACTTAGGACAGGATCTTCCCATTCTTTTAAAAAATCAAACCTCTATTATTTCTACTTCTGATGCAGGAAATGGAGTGGGGTACACAGGTTTTAGAATTCGTGGAGTATCCGGATCCGGGATTAATGTGATGATGAACGGAGTTCCCTACAATGATTCCGAAAGTCAGGGTACGTTTTTCGTGAATGTACCGGATTTAACAAGTTCGGCATCACAGATTGTTATTCAAAGAGGGGTGGGAACATCCAATAATGGGGTTTCAGCTTTTGGAGCCAGTATTAATGTGATCTCCAAAGATCCTGAAGAGAAGTTTTACTTTAAAACGGACGATAGCTACGGTTCTTTTAATACGTACAAATATTCAGCAGAGATCGGTTCCGGGAAATTCTGGAAAAACAGACTCTCTGTTATGGGAAGATATACAAATATTCATTCTGATGGATATATAGATAGGGCTTCATCCGATTTACACTCTTATAACTTTACGGCTTTATTTGAAGAAGGAAAGACAAAGTTGCGTTTGATGGCCTTTGGTGGTAAAGAAAAAACCTATCAGGCATGGAATGGGATTGACAGAAAAACGTGGGAAACTGATCCGAAATTTAATGTTTCAGGAGCAATTTATGATGCGAACTGGACAAATATTGTCAATTTTTACGATAATGAAACGGATAATTACAGGCAGAATCATTATCAGTTACTTTGGGAACAAAAATTCAGTGACCGTTGGAATCTGGAAACAACCTTCCATTATACCAAAGGGAAAGGGTATTACGAAAACTATAAACAGGGAAGTGCCTTTTCAAAATATAACCTGCCCAACATTATTGATGGTGGTGTGACGGTGAAATCTTCAGACTTTATCAGAAAGAAATGGTTAAACAATGATTTTTATGGGATGGTGTCAACCCTTTATGGGAAATTTGAGAATCTCGATGTCAATGTTGCAGTAGTTGCCAATCAGTATTATGGAAGACACTACGGAAATGTAACCGGAGTTTTTTATCCTCAGATTGATGAAAGTGAATATTACAGAAATCGTTCGGTAAAGAATGAAGTCGCCGGTTTTGCAAAAGCTTTGTTCAGAGTAGAAAACTTTGAATTCTTTGGAGATTTACAGCTTAGAAATATCAATTATAACACTAAAATTCTGATCGCCGGAGATGGCGAAGGAGCCAACCTGGATAAAAACTGGTTGTTTTTTAATCCTAAAGCTGGGGTTAATTATAAAATAGCAGGTGGAAAAGTATTTCTATCCTATGCGCATGCGCATCGTGAACCCAACAGAGATGACCTGATGGCTGATAACGATGTAAAAGCGGAAAAGCTTCATGACTTTGAGGCGGGTCTTGAAAAACAGTTTGGTTTTTTATCTTTTACAGCCAACATTTACTATATGTATTATGTGAATCAGCTGGTGTTAAACGGAGAACTTAACAATGTAGGTGCATTTATCAGAACCAATTCAGGAAAGAGCTACAGAAGAGGAGTTGAAATCGGAGCGTTGGCGAAATTGTCTAAGCAATGGGAAGTTTCAGGAAATGTAACATTCAGCCAAAACAGAAACCTGGATTTTAATATTGAAAATAAAGATGTTCCCAAGAGTCTTGGAAATACACAGATCTCTTTTTCTCCGGATGTTATTGCCAATATAGGCCTGAGATTCAGTCCGACGAAAAATTTCCAGTTTGCGGTGATGAATCAATATGTAGGAAAACAGTATCTAGATAATACAGAGGATAAAAATCTACAGCTTAAAGATTATTTCCTGACCGATTTTAATGCGCAGTATCAGTTTAAAATTGCCAATAATGAAATAGCATTAAAGTTGTTGGTTAATAATTTATTCAATAAAAAATATGTGAATAACGGATCTGTCTACGAAGGAAATCCTTATTACTTTTCACAGGCAGGAACCAATTTTATGTTTGGAATTAGCTGGAAGATTCAATAA
- a CDS encoding WG repeat-containing protein gives MKNILNVLCVFISIFVFSQAKSVKKIAVKHTSKTPVKKGTSAVKPNPDLVILHKDLPVLIPKKKEDKFGYVNQNGKFIIQPEYHIAVFFYEDCNLLNSPNEKVRKFGTDDYATVEKDMISYRINQAGKRVYQFKDSDLGKCKFEEYKQQLFQAYVLNGFYGVIEKSKFVNAADYRDYQIYPQYEYLYIMEGDDVKDPMIVASHNDKFGVIDVNNKIVIPFEYSNIKRNFSWKLGKMFEVTKDGKNYYYIDARNKTY, from the coding sequence GTTTTTATTTCGATTTTCGTTTTCTCACAGGCCAAATCTGTGAAGAAAATTGCAGTTAAACACACTTCAAAAACTCCGGTAAAGAAGGGGACTTCAGCCGTTAAACCTAATCCAGACCTGGTGATTCTCCACAAAGATCTGCCGGTTTTGATTCCAAAGAAGAAGGAGGATAAGTTCGGATACGTTAATCAGAATGGAAAATTTATCATTCAGCCCGAATATCATATTGCGGTGTTTTTTTACGAAGATTGTAATCTTTTGAACTCTCCCAATGAAAAAGTGAGAAAATTTGGAACTGATGATTATGCAACTGTAGAAAAAGACATGATTTCCTACCGTATTAATCAGGCCGGAAAGAGAGTCTATCAGTTCAAAGATTCAGATCTGGGAAAATGTAAATTTGAGGAATATAAACAACAATTATTTCAGGCTTATGTGCTGAATGGATTCTACGGAGTGATTGAAAAATCAAAATTTGTCAATGCCGCAGATTACAGAGACTATCAGATTTATCCCCAATATGAATATTTATATATCATGGAAGGTGATGATGTCAAAGATCCTATGATTGTGGCGTCCCATAATGATAAATTCGGTGTAATTGATGTTAATAACAAGATTGTAATTCCCTTTGAATATTCTAATATTAAAAGGAACTTCAGCTGGAAACTGGGTAAAATGTTTGAAGTCACAAAAGACGGAAAAAACTATTACTATATTGATGCAAGAAACAAAACATATTAG